The following proteins come from a genomic window of bacterium:
- a CDS encoding transposase yields MPGGTRFFPVVTFNRRQFLTTELARRCLRSAWEHVQRYHPFRAEAVCLLPDHLHCLWTLPPGDMDFSRRWRIMKGVFSKQYLAAGGFEAKRNNSRERKGEVALWQRRFWEHLILDEEDFQRHFDYIHFNPVKHGHVDEPAKWPWSTFCKHVRLGHYDPGWGAQEPNSIKGLACWGE; encoded by the coding sequence ATGCCGGGGGGAACTCGCTTCTTCCCGGTTGTGACCTTCAACCGGCGTCAGTTTTTGACAACCGAGCTGGCACGGCGATGCTTGCGTTCGGCATGGGAGCACGTGCAAAGATATCACCCGTTTCGGGCGGAAGCGGTTTGCCTTTTGCCTGATCACCTGCATTGTCTTTGGACTCTTCCCCCAGGTGATATGGATTTCTCAAGGCGGTGGAGGATAATGAAAGGTGTATTTTCCAAGCAGTATCTTGCTGCTGGTGGCTTCGAGGCAAAGCGGAACAATTCACGGGAACGTAAGGGAGAAGTTGCATTATGGCAAAGGCGCTTCTGGGAGCATTTGATTCTGGATGAAGAGGATTTTCAGAGGCACTTTGACTATATCCACTTCAATCCTGTAAAACACGGCCATGTTGATGAACCAGCAAAATGGCCTTGGTCAACATTCTGCAAGCATGTGCGATTAGGGCATTATGATCCAGGATGGGGTGCCCAGGAGCCGAATTCAATCAAGGGATTAGCATGCTGGGGGGAGTAA
- a CDS encoding choice-of-anchor U domain-containing protein, whose product MYSPYDRREAEVAAGKEEVKDMVIQQGNGRYRQGAVLSITITAIIATVSITAGPLSGFTNECLARPVWDSVYEDRIGSDDASHAEFGDLSYGNEAVIDYRVGDDWIRFPCRLNTRQHTPHTVNILFETSWADGGAWSLVLAASAIDSPVSQRLGVCFDGYPVHPPGGEEIQPGTFQEHIFWLGYIAPGRHRITLSNETDPNSLENPGDNYGTYFDYLKLVPGSRIGLFLAADTNAAVALTGFTALAANDPAISGSGPPKANFYAGYWKFTITGLEPAGSVKIEIHCPPESFFPLQKYYSYGGPAQGWRSLAASSMDQARSIVTVTLSDGGPGDGDTTPDGSISHTGGIAVPVSLGEGYDYQGCFISSLKQGQASSGQVIDGRKNLLFRLLPGVRWYNGDVIRKCK is encoded by the coding sequence TTGTATAGTCCATATGACCGGCGAGAGGCTGAAGTGGCTGCCGGGAAGGAGGAAGTGAAGGATATGGTTATTCAGCAGGGAAATGGACGATACCGCCAGGGTGCCGTGTTGTCCATCACGATCACCGCGATTATTGCTACCGTCTCGATTACCGCAGGCCCCTTGTCTGGTTTCACCAATGAATGCCTGGCCCGGCCTGTCTGGGATTCGGTATATGAGGACAGGATTGGCTCTGACGACGCAAGCCACGCAGAATTTGGCGACCTCTCCTATGGCAATGAGGCGGTCATCGATTACCGGGTTGGCGATGACTGGATCAGGTTCCCGTGCAGGCTCAACACCAGACAGCACACGCCGCATACCGTCAATATTCTGTTCGAGACAAGCTGGGCTGACGGCGGTGCCTGGAGTCTGGTTCTGGCTGCCAGTGCGATAGATTCACCCGTAAGTCAGCGTCTTGGTGTCTGCTTCGATGGCTATCCGGTCCATCCTCCGGGAGGGGAGGAGATTCAACCGGGAACCTTTCAGGAGCATATCTTCTGGCTGGGATATATAGCCCCGGGCCGGCACAGGATCACCCTGAGCAATGAAACAGACCCCAATTCCCTGGAAAATCCCGGTGACAACTACGGGACTTATTTCGATTACCTCAAGCTGGTTCCCGGCAGCAGAATCGGCCTTTTTCTGGCCGCCGACACCAATGCTGCGGTCGCGCTGACAGGCTTTACCGCCCTGGCCGCGAACGATCCGGCCATCTCCGGCTCCGGGCCGCCGAAAGCAAACTTTTATGCCGGATATTGGAAATTCACCATCACCGGCCTTGAGCCGGCTGGCAGCGTGAAAATCGAGATACACTGCCCGCCGGAATCATTCTTTCCTCTTCAGAAATACTACAGCTACGGCGGCCCTGCACAGGGATGGAGATCACTGGCTGCCAGCAGCATGGATCAGGCACGGTCCATCGTTACTGTCACCCTCTCCGATGGAGGACCGGGCGATGGCGATACAACCCCGGACGGCTCCATTTCTCATACCGGAGGGATTGCGGTTCCCGTATCCCTGGGAGAAGGTTATGACTATCAGGGCTGCTTTATCTCCAGCCTGAAACAGGGGCAGGCATCTTCTGGCCAGGTCATCGATGGCAGGAAGAATCTTCTGTTTCGCCTGCTCCCTGGAGTGCGATGGTACAATGGCGATGTAATAAGGAAGTGCAAATAA